Proteins found in one Corynebacterium freneyi genomic segment:
- the sepF gene encoding cell division protein SepF — protein MSNFSRKFSDFFGLTPAQGDVDFDDRFERDSYEDDYRSSGRYGRDYDDYRDSDRDYPSRGAGVRDYDPQDRSDHDLDRDDAYARPHLRPLDRPVTPTVRHITPKTDFLDKYSEAKDIGEAFRDGDIVVFDLVDLEPAERKRYLDFVAGLAFALRGVIEADGTRFTLLPGGVTLSDAERDRLSV, from the coding sequence ATGTCCAACTTCTCCAGGAAGTTCTCCGACTTCTTCGGCCTGACCCCGGCCCAGGGCGACGTCGACTTCGACGACCGCTTCGAGCGCGATTCCTACGAGGACGACTACCGCTCGTCCGGCCGCTACGGCCGCGATTACGACGACTACCGCGACTCCGATCGCGACTACCCGTCCCGCGGCGCCGGCGTGCGCGACTACGATCCGCAGGACCGCTCCGACCACGACCTGGACCGCGACGACGCCTACGCCCGTCCGCACCTGCGTCCGCTGGACCGTCCCGTCACCCCGACGGTGCGTCACATCACCCCGAAGACCGACTTCCTGGACAAGTACTCCGAGGCCAAGGACATCGGCGAGGCCTTCCGCGACGGCGACATCGTCGTGTTCGACCTGGTCGACCTCGAGCCGGCCGAGCGCAAGCGCTACCTGGACTTCGTCGCCGGCCTGGCGTTCGCCCTGCGCGGCGTCATCGAGGCCGACGGCACCCGGTTCACGCTGCTGCCCGGGGGCGTCACGCTCTCCGATGCCGAGCGTGACCGACTGTCCGTCTAA
- the pgeF gene encoding peptidoglycan editing factor PgeF, with protein sequence MTDTSPQGSGTRRVRKVLTTRRGGFSASPYDSFNLGDHVGDDPAAVAANRRRLAEGMGLDPARFVWMEQIHSNTVTVIDGPRDEPVPATDAIVTRVPDLALVVLVADCVPVLLSDDDAGVIAAVHAGRIGARNGIVAKAVAAMVELGATPANIHALLGAAAGGENYEVPEAMAADVEKHLPGSRTTTTKGTPGLDVRAGLMRQLHGLGVTNINAEPRCTIAETDYFSYRREGTTGRQAGVVVLVGEA encoded by the coding sequence ATGACCGACACCTCCCCGCAGGGGAGCGGAACCCGCCGCGTGCGCAAGGTGCTCACCACCCGCCGCGGCGGGTTTTCCGCGTCCCCGTACGATTCCTTCAATTTGGGCGATCATGTCGGCGATGATCCGGCCGCCGTCGCCGCCAATCGTCGCCGCCTCGCCGAGGGCATGGGGCTGGACCCGGCCCGTTTCGTGTGGATGGAGCAGATCCACTCCAACACGGTCACCGTCATCGACGGGCCCCGCGATGAGCCGGTGCCCGCCACGGATGCGATCGTCACCAGGGTGCCGGACCTGGCGTTGGTCGTCCTCGTCGCCGATTGCGTGCCGGTGTTGCTTTCCGACGACGACGCGGGAGTCATCGCCGCCGTCCACGCCGGACGCATCGGGGCGCGCAACGGGATCGTCGCAAAGGCCGTGGCGGCCATGGTCGAACTCGGGGCGACCCCCGCGAACATCCACGCGTTGCTGGGCGCCGCTGCCGGCGGCGAAAACTACGAAGTGCCCGAAGCGATGGCGGCGGACGTCGAAAAGCATCTGCCGGGATCCCGGACCACGACGACGAAGGGCACCCCGGGCCTCGACGTGCGCGCCGGTCTGATGCGGCAACTGCATGGGCTGGGCGTGACCAACATCAACGCCGAGCCGCGGTGCACGATCGCCGAAACCGACTACTTCTCCTACCGGCGGGAGGGCACGACCGGGCGCCAGGCCGGCGTCGTCGTCCTCGTCGGCGAGGCCTGA
- the ftsZ gene encoding cell division protein FtsZ — MTSPNNYLAVIKVVGVGGGGVNAVNRMIEEGLKGVEFIAVNTDSQALMFTDADVKLDIGREATRGLGAGANPEVGRTSAEDHKDEIEETLKGADMVFVTAGEGGGTGTGAAPVVASIAKKAGALTVGVVTKPFSFEGKRRTKQAMEGIEQLKEACDTLIVIPNDRLLQIGEENIGMMEAFRAADEVLFNGVQGITDLITTPGMINVDFADVRSVMASAGSALMGIGSARGENRAQKAAEMAINSPLLETTMEGATGVLLSFAGGSDIGLMEVNQAATLVEEQADDDANIIFGTIIDDNLGDEVRVTVIATGFEDRARKATVAPSQPKPEAEERPSSLPGGDNLGGGEPVREPVREPVARDEVRDDRRDERRDDRDTGFTPRSRVSGGLFTDGSRRDTYRGGQHRDDRRDDRRDDRAPKDDGLDLPGWA; from the coding sequence ATGACCTCCCCGAACAACTACCTCGCCGTGATCAAGGTCGTCGGAGTCGGCGGCGGCGGCGTCAACGCCGTCAACCGCATGATCGAGGAGGGGCTGAAGGGCGTCGAATTCATCGCCGTCAACACGGACTCCCAGGCCCTGATGTTCACCGACGCCGACGTGAAGCTGGACATCGGACGCGAGGCCACCCGCGGCCTGGGCGCCGGTGCGAACCCGGAGGTCGGCCGCACCTCCGCCGAGGACCACAAGGACGAGATCGAGGAGACCCTCAAGGGCGCCGACATGGTCTTCGTCACCGCCGGCGAAGGCGGCGGCACCGGCACCGGTGCGGCCCCGGTCGTCGCATCGATCGCGAAGAAGGCCGGCGCGCTGACCGTCGGCGTCGTCACCAAGCCGTTCTCCTTCGAGGGCAAGCGCCGCACGAAGCAGGCGATGGAGGGCATCGAGCAGCTCAAGGAAGCCTGCGACACGCTCATCGTCATCCCCAACGACCGTCTGCTGCAGATCGGCGAAGAGAACATCGGCATGATGGAGGCCTTCCGCGCCGCCGACGAAGTCCTCTTCAACGGCGTGCAGGGCATCACCGACCTGATCACCACCCCGGGCATGATCAACGTCGACTTCGCCGACGTGCGTTCCGTCATGGCTTCGGCGGGCTCCGCGCTGATGGGCATTGGCTCGGCCCGCGGCGAGAACCGCGCGCAGAAGGCGGCGGAGATGGCCATCAACTCTCCGCTGCTGGAGACCACGATGGAGGGCGCGACGGGCGTGCTGCTGTCCTTCGCCGGCGGTTCCGACATCGGCCTGATGGAGGTCAACCAGGCGGCGACGCTGGTCGAGGAGCAGGCCGACGACGACGCGAACATCATCTTCGGCACGATCATCGACGACAACCTGGGCGACGAGGTCCGCGTGACCGTCATCGCCACCGGTTTCGAGGACCGCGCCCGCAAGGCCACGGTCGCCCCGTCGCAGCCGAAGCCGGAGGCCGAGGAGCGCCCGTCGTCCCTGCCGGGCGGCGACAACCTGGGTGGCGGCGAGCCGGTCCGCGAGCCCGTCCGTGAGCCGGTCGCCCGCGACGAGGTCCGCGATGACCGTCGCGACGAACGCCGCGACGACCGCGACACCGGGTTCACCCCGCGGTCCCGCGTTTCCGGCGGCCTGTTCACCGATGGTTCGCGTCGCGACACCTACCGGGGCGGGCAGCACCGCGACGACCGCCGCGATGACCGTCGCGACGATCGCGCCCCCAAGGACGACGGCCTCGACCTGCCCGGCTGGGCGTAG
- a CDS encoding cell division protein FtsQ/DivIB, which produces MRAAGGVKRGGIIALALVVVAAVAWAVLWFTPVATVKEIRVEGVVNGDAAAISESTGIVVGEKLARVDTDAAARAVAAEPWVEKVTVGRSWPSAVTVDVQEHAAVIHMRATDGEHLFNGEGVEFLVAPPPPGSVEVVRVPRVENPEPGKLDPDPDIVRAVLDVLDVLPERVRGEVARVDAPGQTDISLILHDGREIYFGSSDRAREKGRAAEIVIDREGQRWNVSNPAEPTLRN; this is translated from the coding sequence ATGCGCGCAGCCGGAGGCGTCAAACGCGGCGGGATCATCGCCCTGGCGCTGGTCGTCGTCGCGGCGGTCGCGTGGGCGGTGCTGTGGTTCACCCCGGTGGCCACGGTGAAGGAGATCCGCGTGGAGGGCGTCGTCAACGGAGACGCCGCCGCGATCTCCGAGTCCACCGGCATCGTCGTCGGCGAGAAACTGGCCCGCGTGGACACCGATGCGGCCGCGCGCGCCGTGGCCGCCGAACCATGGGTGGAAAAGGTCACCGTCGGCCGTTCGTGGCCGTCGGCGGTCACCGTCGACGTGCAGGAACACGCGGCGGTGATCCACATGCGGGCCACCGACGGCGAACACCTCTTCAACGGGGAAGGGGTGGAATTCCTCGTAGCCCCGCCGCCGCCGGGAAGCGTGGAGGTCGTCCGCGTGCCGCGGGTGGAAAATCCCGAGCCGGGCAAGCTCGATCCGGATCCGGACATCGTGCGTGCGGTCCTGGACGTGCTCGACGTGCTGCCCGAGCGGGTGCGCGGGGAGGTCGCCCGCGTGGATGCGCCGGGGCAGACGGACATTTCCCTGATCCTGCACGACGGTCGGGAGATCTACTTCGGTTCGTCCGACCGGGCCCGGGAGAAGGGCCGCGCCGCCGAGATCGTCATCGATCGGGAGGGCCAGCGCTGGAACGTCTCCAACCCCGCCGAGCCGACGCTGCGCAACTGA
- the murC gene encoding UDP-N-acetylmuramate--L-alanine ligase, with product MSDSTTTGAAPAPGTLPASVHMIGIGGAGMSGVARLLLARGVTVSGSDMKDSRAVVGLRAMGATVAIGHDAANLDASGSLPEAVVVSFAAIPETNPELARARELGIPVLKRSDVLGMLLEGNRAVLIAGTHGKTSTTSMSVAALQAAGLDPSFAVGGLMSKAGVNAHHGTGDVFVAEADESDASLLTYSPQVAVVTNIEPDHLDFFGTAEKYYAVFDAFAGRIVDGGALVVCAEDEHAAALGERAKAAGIRVYAYGGPEALEAHPELEPGGVLHGWTAHGGGARVEATVLGDRITFELRQPGRHMALNALAALVSGALVDADPVRMARGLSEFTGVRRRFDYHGRIEGGQFAGVRVYDDYAHHPTEVRAVLGAARELVDEAGCGNVVAVFQPHLYSRTKAFAGEFAEALSLADKVIVLDVFGAREEPEPGVDGDLIARSVTVPTIFEPHFTSTPARVREVAGPDDVILTIGAGSVTMLADEILRELG from the coding sequence ATGAGCGATTCCACCACCACCGGCGCCGCCCCCGCGCCGGGGACCCTGCCGGCCAGCGTGCACATGATCGGCATCGGCGGCGCCGGCATGTCGGGCGTCGCCCGGCTGCTGCTCGCCCGCGGCGTCACCGTGTCCGGTTCGGACATGAAGGACTCCCGCGCGGTGGTGGGCCTGCGCGCAATGGGGGCCACCGTCGCCATCGGGCACGACGCGGCGAACCTCGATGCGTCGGGAAGCCTGCCGGAGGCGGTCGTGGTGTCCTTCGCCGCGATCCCGGAGACCAACCCCGAGCTGGCCCGCGCCCGCGAGTTGGGCATTCCGGTGCTCAAGCGGTCCGATGTCCTGGGCATGCTGCTCGAGGGCAACCGCGCCGTGCTCATCGCCGGCACCCACGGCAAGACGTCGACGACGTCGATGAGCGTCGCCGCGCTGCAGGCCGCGGGCCTCGACCCATCTTTCGCCGTCGGCGGTTTGATGTCGAAGGCCGGCGTCAACGCCCACCACGGCACCGGCGACGTCTTCGTGGCCGAGGCCGACGAATCCGACGCCTCCCTGCTGACGTACTCGCCGCAGGTGGCGGTGGTGACCAACATCGAGCCGGATCACCTGGACTTCTTCGGCACCGCCGAGAAGTACTACGCGGTGTTCGACGCGTTCGCCGGCCGCATCGTCGACGGCGGTGCGCTGGTGGTCTGCGCCGAGGACGAGCACGCCGCCGCGCTGGGCGAGCGCGCCAAGGCCGCGGGAATCCGCGTCTACGCCTACGGCGGGCCCGAGGCGCTCGAGGCGCACCCGGAGCTGGAGCCGGGCGGCGTCCTCCACGGCTGGACCGCACACGGCGGCGGCGCCCGCGTGGAGGCCACCGTGCTCGGCGATCGAATCACCTTCGAGCTGCGTCAGCCGGGCCGTCACATGGCCCTCAACGCGCTGGCGGCCCTGGTCTCCGGTGCGCTGGTCGACGCCGATCCGGTGCGCATGGCCCGGGGGCTCAGCGAATTCACCGGCGTGCGCCGCCGCTTCGACTACCACGGACGCATCGAGGGCGGGCAGTTCGCGGGCGTCCGCGTCTACGACGACTACGCGCACCATCCCACCGAGGTCCGCGCCGTGCTCGGTGCCGCTCGCGAACTCGTCGACGAGGCCGGCTGCGGCAACGTCGTCGCCGTGTTCCAGCCGCACCTGTACTCGCGGACCAAGGCGTTCGCCGGCGAGTTCGCCGAGGCGCTGTCGCTGGCGGACAAGGTCATCGTCCTCGACGTCTTCGGCGCCCGCGAGGAGCCGGAACCGGGCGTCGACGGCGATCTCATCGCCCGGTCGGTCACCGTCCCGACCATCTTCGAGCCCCACTTCACGTCCACGCCCGCCCGTGTGCGCGAGGTCGCCGGTCCCGACGACGTCATCCTGACCATCGGCGCCGGCAGCGTGACCATGCTCGCCGACGAAATCCTGAGGGAGCTCGGCTGA
- the murG gene encoding undecaprenyldiphospho-muramoylpentapeptide beta-N-acetylglucosaminyltransferase: MSEATPQESAYAGPGGRPLSIVVAGGGTAGHIEPALAVADAIREIAPDTRITALGTHRGLETTLIPARGYDLRLIPPVPVPRKPTGDLFKLPFRVARAVAQTREVLDDVEADAVIGFGGYVAAPAYLACRRGRRIPFLVHEANARAGMANKLGVKLGGEGLAAVSGSGMPGDVVGIPVRRALSTLDRAALRAEAREFFGLPADGPVLFVTGGSQGARSINEAASGAADDFAAKGIAVLHAHGKKNTVTLPEGRGADATPPYVAVPYVDRMDLAYSAADLILCRSGAMSVAEISAVGLPAVYVPLPHGNGEQALNATDIVDAGGGLLVADASLTPASIRDLVIPLLSDADRLSEMSRATAASGHRDAADAIARRVLDAAVRGARG; encoded by the coding sequence GTGAGCGAAGCGACTCCGCAGGAATCGGCCTACGCGGGACCCGGCGGGCGTCCGCTGTCCATCGTCGTCGCCGGCGGTGGCACGGCCGGGCACATCGAACCGGCGCTCGCCGTGGCCGACGCGATCCGCGAGATCGCCCCGGATACCCGCATCACGGCCCTGGGCACCCACCGTGGCCTGGAGACCACCCTCATTCCGGCGCGCGGCTACGACCTGCGGCTGATCCCGCCGGTGCCGGTGCCGCGCAAGCCCACCGGCGACCTGTTCAAGCTTCCCTTCCGCGTGGCCCGGGCGGTGGCGCAGACGCGTGAGGTGCTCGACGACGTCGAGGCCGACGCGGTCATCGGCTTCGGCGGCTATGTGGCGGCGCCGGCGTACCTGGCGTGCCGCCGTGGCCGTCGCATCCCGTTCCTGGTGCACGAGGCCAACGCCCGCGCCGGCATGGCCAACAAGTTGGGCGTCAAGCTCGGCGGCGAGGGACTGGCTGCGGTGTCCGGCTCCGGCATGCCGGGCGACGTCGTGGGCATTCCCGTGCGCCGCGCGCTGTCGACGCTGGACCGCGCCGCGTTGCGAGCCGAGGCCCGCGAGTTCTTCGGTCTGCCCGCCGACGGTCCGGTGTTGTTCGTCACCGGCGGTTCACAGGGGGCGCGCAGCATCAACGAGGCCGCCTCGGGTGCCGCGGACGACTTCGCCGCCAAGGGCATCGCGGTGCTCCACGCCCACGGCAAAAAGAACACCGTGACGCTGCCGGAGGGCCGGGGCGCCGACGCGACCCCGCCGTACGTCGCCGTGCCCTACGTCGACCGGATGGACCTGGCGTATTCGGCGGCGGATCTGATCCTGTGCCGCTCGGGTGCGATGAGCGTCGCCGAGATTTCGGCCGTCGGGTTGCCCGCCGTGTACGTGCCGCTGCCGCACGGCAACGGCGAGCAGGCGCTCAACGCCACGGACATCGTCGACGCCGGCGGTGGCCTGCTCGTCGCCGACGCGTCGCTGACCCCGGCGTCGATTCGCGACCTGGTCATTCCCTTGCTTTCCGACGCCGACCGACTCTCCGAGATGTCCCGTGCGACGGCGGCGTCCGGACATCGCGACGCGGCCGACGCGATCGCCCGCAGGGTGCTCGACGCGGCGGTGCGCGGCGCCCGCGGATGA
- the ftsW gene encoding putative lipid II flippase FtsW, with protein MTRPARGARSGRPDRGTRSDRRDADVRPGRRAEADRPEDGAAAGSETRAMLRDWISRPLFDYHVLLAITALLTGIGLVMVLSSSMASSGTEGSVWSVFMRQAAMVAVGLLLFWLSMRIPVEAIRKLAPVGLVVAFALLVLVLIPGIGVGLEETGAQSWIYVGNVSLQPSEVAKVALAVWGAKFLSERLRTATEVKQIFLPFGIVSALVLGLVFFQRDLGMVASMGFVVLALLWFAGLPRYVIGGMVGVGVAVVGIATLTTGFRSARISVYFNTLFGRFEETQGPAYQSYQGIISLADGSMTGVGLGQSRAKWFYLPEAKNDFIFAIIGEELGFIGAVIVVLLYAALGWVGLRVAQRQADPFLRLMAGTITTATVVQAFINIGYVVGVLPVTGLQLPLISAGGTSAIVTLLSMGLLATCARHEPESVSAMQTSGRPAIDRILGIPEPLPYDPSHRDERTSRGHRDTRRFGPPVTGSDDVVGDRFEARERRREASPGYRSTRTAAVERPEPRPRPQSRTGRPGGSARGVAERYRESERGDRRPRGRGNRRPGGPDRRTR; from the coding sequence ATGACCCGCCCCGCCCGCGGCGCGCGATCCGGCCGTCCGGACCGCGGCACGCGATCCGATCGTCGCGACGCCGACGTGCGTCCCGGCCGCCGGGCCGAGGCCGACCGACCTGAGGACGGCGCCGCCGCGGGGTCGGAGACGCGCGCGATGCTGCGCGACTGGATCTCCCGCCCGCTGTTCGACTACCACGTCCTGCTGGCCATCACGGCGCTGCTGACGGGCATCGGCCTGGTCATGGTGCTGTCGTCGTCGATGGCGTCGTCGGGCACGGAGGGCAGCGTCTGGAGCGTCTTCATGAGGCAGGCGGCGATGGTCGCCGTCGGTCTGCTGTTGTTCTGGCTGTCCATGCGCATCCCGGTGGAGGCCATCCGCAAACTCGCGCCGGTGGGTCTCGTCGTCGCGTTCGCGTTGCTGGTGCTCGTGCTCATTCCCGGCATCGGCGTCGGCCTGGAGGAAACCGGCGCGCAGTCGTGGATCTACGTCGGCAACGTGTCCCTGCAGCCGTCGGAGGTGGCGAAGGTCGCGTTGGCGGTGTGGGGGGCGAAGTTCCTGTCGGAGCGCCTGCGCACGGCCACCGAGGTCAAGCAGATTTTCCTGCCCTTCGGCATCGTGTCGGCGCTGGTCCTGGGGCTGGTGTTCTTCCAGCGTGACCTGGGCATGGTCGCGTCGATGGGCTTCGTGGTGCTGGCGCTGCTGTGGTTCGCGGGTCTGCCGCGCTACGTCATCGGCGGCATGGTCGGCGTCGGCGTTGCCGTGGTGGGCATCGCGACGCTGACCACGGGTTTCCGCTCGGCTCGCATTTCGGTGTATTTCAACACCCTGTTCGGTCGTTTCGAGGAGACCCAGGGTCCGGCGTACCAGTCGTACCAGGGCATCATTTCGCTTGCCGACGGTTCCATGACCGGCGTGGGATTGGGGCAGTCGCGCGCCAAGTGGTTCTACTTGCCCGAGGCGAAGAACGACTTCATCTTCGCCATCATCGGCGAGGAGCTGGGCTTCATCGGCGCCGTCATCGTCGTGTTGCTCTACGCCGCGCTGGGCTGGGTGGGCCTGCGGGTCGCCCAGCGGCAGGCGGACCCGTTCCTGCGTTTGATGGCCGGAACGATCACGACGGCGACGGTCGTCCAGGCGTTCATCAACATCGGTTACGTCGTCGGCGTGCTGCCGGTGACGGGTCTGCAGCTGCCGCTGATTTCGGCGGGCGGCACGTCGGCCATCGTGACGTTGCTGTCGATGGGCCTGCTGGCCACGTGCGCGCGCCACGAGCCGGAGTCGGTGTCGGCGATGCAGACGTCGGGGCGTCCGGCGATCGACCGCATCCTGGGCATTCCCGAGCCGCTGCCGTACGACCCGTCGCATCGCGATGAGCGCACCTCGCGCGGCCATCGCGACACCCGCCGATTCGGCCCTCCGGTCACCGGATCCGACGATGTCGTCGGCGATCGCTTCGAGGCACGCGAGCGGCGTCGTGAAGCAAGCCCGGGATACCGCTCCACCCGCACCGCCGCCGTCGAACGCCCCGAACCGCGCCCGCGTCCGCAGAGCAGGACGGGCCGTCCCGGCGGTTCCGCCCGAGGCGTCGCGGAACGGTACCGTGAATCCGAACGAGGGGATCGCCGTCCCCGCGGCCGCGGCAACCGCCGGCCGGGCGGCCCCGACAGGAGGACCAGGTGA
- the murD gene encoding UDP-N-acetylmuramoyl-L-alanine--D-glutamate ligase, with amino-acid sequence MTAAGAATDLVALVRSGPVLVTGAGVSGEGAIKLLKDLGCPGIRLVDDSPERGRPMADSHGVDWCTSDAARGLLSDAAAVVTSPGWRPDTPLLVAAADAGAPVVGDVAVAFAGDRAGVWGAPRTWLVVTGTNGKTTTTAMLAAMLGDRGAAVGNIGVALHDALTAERRVDVLAAELSSFQLHWAPGLRPDAGALLNLAEDHIDWHGSFEAYGADKARALTGGVAVFGLDDDEVVAHVRALADAGQLAPAAVGFTIGEPAEGQIGVRDGRIIDRAFGDRATDEPHEGTELGGVDIAPIEGISPPGPAGVLDALAATALARSIGVRAVDIAEALAGFTVRAHRGQVVHSAGGVDWIDDSKATNPHAADAALRGHESVVWVAGGQLKGADVTTLIADHAHRMRAAVVLGVDGPVIAGALAAASPGMPVTVIGETDPASAMEQACSAAAGAAQEGDVVLLAPAAASLDMFTGMAQRGDFFADAARAATREGDRR; translated from the coding sequence ATGACGGCGGCGGGTGCGGCCACCGACCTCGTGGCATTGGTGCGTTCCGGCCCGGTGTTGGTCACCGGTGCGGGCGTGTCCGGGGAGGGGGCGATCAAGCTTCTGAAGGACCTGGGGTGCCCCGGGATCCGCCTCGTCGACGATTCCCCGGAGCGGGGCCGACCCATGGCCGACTCGCACGGCGTCGATTGGTGCACGTCGGATGCGGCTCGGGGTTTGCTTTCCGACGCCGCCGCGGTGGTCACCTCGCCCGGGTGGCGGCCGGACACGCCGTTGCTCGTCGCCGCAGCCGATGCCGGTGCGCCGGTCGTCGGCGACGTGGCGGTCGCCTTCGCCGGTGATCGAGCCGGCGTGTGGGGGGCGCCCCGCACGTGGCTTGTGGTCACGGGCACCAACGGCAAGACGACGACCACCGCGATGCTGGCCGCCATGCTCGGCGACCGTGGCGCGGCGGTGGGCAACATCGGCGTGGCGCTGCATGATGCGCTCACGGCCGAACGTCGGGTCGACGTCCTCGCCGCCGAATTGTCGAGCTTCCAGCTGCATTGGGCTCCGGGCCTGCGTCCGGACGCCGGTGCGCTGCTCAACCTCGCCGAGGATCACATCGATTGGCACGGGTCCTTCGAGGCTTACGGTGCCGACAAGGCGCGTGCCTTGACCGGTGGGGTCGCCGTCTTCGGTCTCGACGACGACGAGGTCGTCGCGCACGTGCGGGCGCTGGCCGATGCCGGGCAGCTTGCGCCGGCGGCGGTCGGGTTCACCATCGGTGAGCCGGCTGAGGGGCAGATCGGCGTGCGCGACGGGCGCATCATCGACCGCGCCTTCGGCGACCGCGCCACCGACGAACCGCACGAGGGCACCGAACTCGGCGGCGTGGACATCGCGCCGATCGAGGGCATTTCGCCCCCGGGGCCGGCCGGCGTGCTCGATGCGCTGGCGGCCACCGCGCTGGCGCGCTCCATCGGGGTGCGCGCCGTCGACATCGCCGAGGCGTTGGCCGGCTTCACCGTCCGTGCGCACCGCGGCCAGGTCGTCCATTCGGCCGGCGGCGTCGACTGGATCGACGATTCGAAGGCCACAAACCCGCACGCCGCCGACGCCGCCCTGCGCGGCCACGAGTCGGTCGTGTGGGTCGCCGGCGGCCAGCTCAAGGGCGCCGACGTGACGACGCTCATCGCCGATCACGCGCACCGGATGCGTGCGGCGGTCGTTCTCGGCGTCGATGGTCCGGTCATTGCCGGGGCGCTCGCCGCGGCGTCGCCGGGCATGCCGGTGACGGTGATCGGGGAGACCGATCCCGCCTCGGCGATGGAACAGGCCTGCTCCGCCGCAGCAGGTGCCGCGCAGGAGGGCGACGTGGTGCTGCTGGCGCCGGCCGCCGCGAGCCTGGACATGTTCACCGGAATGGCCCAGCGCGGCGATTTCTTCGCCGATGCCGCCCGCGCCGCCACCCGCGAGGGTGACCGTCGATGA
- the mraY gene encoding phospho-N-acetylmuramoyl-pentapeptide-transferase, protein MTQLIYSGAFAFIVSVFLTPVLIRRFSAEGIGQEIREEGPKSHLRKRGTPTMGGIAIIAGILVGYFGSHLIGYLQTGAGPTASGLLVLFLTLAMGALGFADDFIKLYKGRNLGLNKTAKLLGQLAASLLFGVLLLQFPDASGITPGSTNLSFARDITTWNLAPGPVWIGMIVFMVFVFIVIAAWTNAVNLTDGLDGLAAGAVALLLGTYTALAFWQFRNSCDVAIVAGCYDVRDPLDVGILAAAGLGGCLGFLWWNAAPAKIFMGDTGSLALGGLIAGLSFVTKTELLMVIIGFIFVLEVASVAIQIAAFQTTGKRPFRMAPIHHHFEAKGWAETAVVVRFWLLAGIFNMLGSAIFYSDWLVQSGVLR, encoded by the coding sequence GTGACTCAACTCATCTACAGCGGGGCCTTCGCGTTCATCGTGTCGGTCTTCCTGACCCCGGTGCTCATCCGCCGCTTTTCCGCGGAGGGCATCGGCCAGGAGATCCGCGAGGAGGGGCCGAAGAGCCACCTCCGCAAGCGCGGCACCCCGACGATGGGCGGCATCGCCATCATCGCCGGCATTCTCGTCGGCTACTTCGGTTCGCATCTGATCGGGTACCTCCAGACGGGTGCCGGGCCGACGGCCTCGGGCCTGCTGGTGCTGTTCCTCACCCTGGCGATGGGCGCGCTCGGTTTCGCCGACGACTTCATCAAGCTGTACAAGGGCCGCAACCTGGGCCTGAACAAGACGGCGAAGCTGCTCGGCCAGCTCGCCGCCTCCCTGCTCTTCGGCGTGCTTCTGCTGCAGTTCCCGGACGCCTCGGGCATCACGCCGGGATCGACGAACCTGTCGTTCGCCCGCGACATCACCACGTGGAACCTCGCCCCGGGCCCGGTGTGGATCGGGATGATCGTGTTCATGGTGTTCGTGTTCATCGTCATCGCGGCGTGGACCAACGCGGTGAACCTCACCGACGGCCTCGACGGTCTGGCGGCGGGCGCGGTGGCGCTGCTGCTGGGCACGTACACGGCCCTCGCGTTCTGGCAGTTCCGCAACTCCTGCGACGTCGCCATCGTCGCCGGTTGCTACGACGTCCGCGATCCGCTGGACGTCGGCATCCTCGCCGCGGCCGGCCTGGGCGGTTGCCTGGGCTTCCTGTGGTGGAACGCGGCGCCGGCGAAGATCTTCATGGGCGACACCGGTTCGCTGGCGTTGGGCGGTCTCATCGCGGGTCTGTCCTTCGTCACCAAGACCGAGCTGCTGATGGTCATCATCGGCTTCATCTTCGTCCTGGAGGTCGCGTCGGTGGCCATTCAGATCGCGGCGTTCCAGACGACGGGCAAGCGCCCGTTCCGCATGGCGCCGATCCACCATCACTTCGAGGCGAAGGGGTGGGCCGAGACGGCCGTCGTCGTCCGCTTCTGGTTGTTGGCGGGCATCTTCAACATGCTCGGGTCCGCGATCTTCTATTCCGACTGGCTGGTGCAATCGGGGGTTCTGCGATGA